The genomic window AGGCCCCGGAGGGCCTGTCAGGAAGCGACACGGCTTGCGGAGAGGCCTGGCCGCCCCAGGAGGGCGTTCGGTGGGGCTGCCCCGGGCCCGCGGCGGTACCTTGCTCTTGGCGCAGCTGACGGAGCGCAGCGCCCCGAAGAAGATGGGCAACAGCGCCATGAGGACGAGGCTGCCGTAGGCCAGTGCCATGCCCTCGGGGGTGGCGGGAGGGCGGGTAGCCGCGGGGGTCCCGGTCCCGGCTCCAGCTCCGGCTCCGGCTCCGGCTCCAGCCCCGGCCCCGGCGGCGCTGCCGTTGTGCGCCGCGGCCTCCTCCATGGCGGCTGCTCCCCGCCGGCTCCGCTTCCGGCCGGCGCGCGGCAGGGACACGTCCTTCTTGCCACCGGAAGTGCGTCACGCGGCACGCGGCCGCCTGGCCCGCCCACCGCCGCGCGCCGCGCGTTGCTAGGAGACGGCGGCAGCCGGGAAGCGGTCCCGGGTCCCGCGACTGCGCTCGGGGGTCCCGCGGCTCCGCTCGGGGGTCCCGCGGCTCCGTTCGAGGGTCCCGCGGCTCCGCTCGGGGGTCCCGCGGCTCCGCTTGGGGCTTCCGCGGCTCCGCTTGGGGGTCCCGCGGCTCCGTTCTAGGGTCCCGCGGCTCCGTTCGGGGGTCTCGCGGCTCCGCTCGGGGGTCCCGCGGCTCTGCTCGGGGCTTCCGCGGCTCCGCTCGGGGGTCCCGCGGCTCGGCAGCTAAGCCCCGAGGGTCACTCTCCGGGGGTGGGCAGGCCCTGCTCCACTCACTCCACTGCTTCGAGACCGGGACCGGGAACCGTGAGGGCAGGCCGAGGCTGGTGGGACCGGGCAGAgccttggtcctgctggtcacaggatgtcctggttggaagggaccttaaggtcatctagtccgaccataacctaacatctccctggacGCAGCTGTTAGACCACGGCCCTAAGCTCCTTATCCAAGCGACTCTGAaagccctgcagggatggggctccaccactgccatgggcagcctgggccagtgccccaaggccctttcagtgaagaagtttttcataatatgcaacctaaacctcccctgctgctgcttgaggccatttcctctcattttaccACTTGTtacctagggagaagagaccaagccccacctggctccagcctcctttcagggagctgcagagagccagaaggtctcccctcagcctcctccaggctgaacacccccagctccctcagctgctcctccccagccctgttctccagacccttccccagctttcttgcccttttccagacccactccagcccctcaatgtccttcttggagtgaggggcccaagaCTGAACCCAATATTGgaagtgcagcctcaccaatgccCAGTCCAGGCTGCCTGCAACTGCTGTGCtgtcccagccccctcagcccgGGACCATCCCAGTCTATGGTCACTTATCCCAGACCCCATGGTGCCAGGAGTGAAGCCAGTGAGGCAGCagttccccagctccctcctgccctcagcCATGAGGACCAGGAGTGAGCAGGAAGGTGGTGGCTTCAGCCACCTGAGGTGGGTCAGGGTCTCACAGACTTCTCCATCCAGCCCTGGGTTTTCCTGCCCTTCCCCGTTCCCAACGCACCCCCCcggtgctgctgagccactcCTAGCCCACCCATGGCCACGCTCATCAAGCAGCCGCTTCACAAAACACCTCATAAGTGACACCAAATTCTCTCTGACGCTGGACAGGGGCCAGGGTTCCGCTGGAAAATTGGCTGAAATGTGTTTTTTCCTCCCACATATCCCCTCCTGAGCCGCCGGCAGCCTGGCCACGCCACCAagcctcctccccctcttcctcctcttcctcctcctgcacgTCCCCATCGCCCTCTGTGGGGTGAGAGTTTGCTGAGGCACAAAAGATAAAACCTGAgcaaagtgtgtgtgtgggggggaacctgagccagggcaggggggaaagAGGGCAGTGGGCTGAAAACTCCAAGTTTTAAACGGATTTCTGTtttaatgtttgggtttttgtttttttgtgggttttgtgggtATTTTTTACAAAATAATCTATTTCAGGACCGAGGGTGATTCATAGTTTTGTGTTGCAGGCAAAGGGCAGATGGAATGGCCCCCTGGGAGCCCCATTCTGGGCCACTggcctcttgctgctgctggttcttCCCCAAAGGAGAAGgacaggcacagagcagctgtgacCCCCTTCTTGACCCCTTTGGGGACACACACCCCTGTCCCAAACCACAGATTGGGTTGGGAACCCTCATCACAGGCTGATGCTTCTCTCCcagccttgctcctgctgctcaggccCCTGTGCCATGGCCCTGCATCATGCCAGCCCCATTTTGGGCTCCAAGATGCAGCTCCCACCTCAAACCCTTCCAGGAGTCCCCCAAAGCCTCTCCCTTGGTTTTGGTTCctgcctgaggagcagcagctccatttGCTCCCACAGTGCCCCCAGATAGCAGGAACCTCCATCCCCACTGGCACCAATGCTCCCTCAATGGGAGCAGCAAtgccctgggcactgccatggctgggcagggagttgAGGtgtcccagctcagctcctcctgcaccaAATCCCAGTTAAGCAGGGTGGGTGCATAGTCCTGAGCTGAGAGGGAGCCCCAAGTGATGGTGGGGGTGCCCTCCTGCAtgggctgaggaaactgggcaaaaaaaagagaagagttgtgtctctgcagccctggggtTGGCATCCCAGGGCAGATGTTCCCTTgtcccagggagatggtgagcAGAACAGAGTATGCCAGGACTGATGACACCAaggctgctggcactggggtgggtGGCATGGCATAAGGGGCAAATAGTGCCAGGAAGGAGGTGGGATTAGGGGAGATTGGACTGGGATTGATGGGCACCCAGGAATGGGTGGCACTGGGACAGATGGCACTGAAGCCAATGGCCACCCAAGGACAGATGGCAGTGGCATGGGTGGCACAGGAATTGATGGGACCAGTGGCCACTCAGGGATGGACGGTACTGGGATGAGTGGAACTGGAATGGCAGGCACTGGGGCTGATGGACACCCAGGGATGGACAACAGTGGCATGGGTGGCACTGGGATGGATAACACTGGACAGATAACCACCCAGGGATGGATGGCACTGGGACCGATGGCACTGGAAGGGGTAGCACTAGGACAGATAGCACTGGGACAGAAGGCCATCCAGGGAGGGTCTGGAGGCACCAAACCCCAGGTgacagccctgctgggggccACAGGCAGCCCCCAGTCCCCCACCAGtgcctccttcttcctccctcgCTTCGTTTCCCAGCTCCAGGCCATGGCCCCCCCTTGGCCTCTCCTCCCACCCTGCAGCTTGGTTGCATTTTTCTGGGTTTGAGCTCATTCTTTCCACTCCCCTCGCTGCTGGCTGCCAATTTTCCATCCCGTGAcccccctgctgcctcctgccgtAGGGAAACACTGGCCACAGCTGCGGgagggacaggcagcagcaaggagccCCTCGGCCCGAGtaggcagcccccagcaccctgtgATCATCCAGCAGTCCCGGGAAGTAGGGTACAGGGAGCTCAAGGGCAgggccctggcacagcagcaatgCCATGGGCACCAGCACTGTGCAAAGCACAAAGGAGCATGAAGAAAAGGCTCCCCTGGTCCtgggcagcagccctggctggggtTTGCCCTTGAGGAGAGGCTgttttcacagattgcatctggctggaagggaccttccaagggcatcttgtccaaccctcctgcaggcagcagggacacctgcaattagatcaggctgctcagggccacatcaagtctgatcttgaatgtccccagggatggggcctcaaccacctgtCTGATCAACCTGTTCCATTATtgcaccaccctcactgtgcagaacttcctcctgatgtccaatccaaacctccctTGCTcctgtttcaaaccactgcccctcccctcctgtcctcacagacccttctgaacagtccctccccagcctgcctgtaggtcctcttcagattttgaaatgcagctctgaggtgtgcctggagctttctctttcccaggctgaacacccccagctccctcagcctgtgctcgtagcagaggtgctccagccccctgagccttttcgtggccctcctcaggactcactccagcaggtccatgtccttcttgtgtccCCTTTGTGCTGCTGACCTCCTCTCTGGCTGCACCGTGCTGGCCAGGGCCAAGCATCTCCTcaggctccagctgcagagcaagtGGAAACTCCTGACCTGACCCATGGCTGATCCTCCCTGGCACCAGGCTCCCTGGGCAGGATCCCTCGTGGTGTTCTGGCTGCtcaatgccagcacagcccaaaAACAACCAGTGGAGCCCACACGGCTCCAGCGTCACCTGCCCAGGTGCCCAGGGGCACTCACTGCTTGCTGCAGCCAAACACGTCCCTTCCTGGCAGTGCCACCCTGTCCAGGGAGCCAGGAACCACCAGCAGCCCAAGATGCAGCTCCCATGGTGCCAATGAGCCCTTTCCAGAGGCTCttctggagccagctgggcggtgcagaggggctgggaccTTCTTTCATGGCAGGGAATGATGCTGCAGACACAGGGGCAGGAACTGAGACTTCCACTCCCGGGACagaggctctgcctgctcttaGATGTTTCAGCTGGTGGAGATGGAGCCCACCAAGGCCATGCTGGACCAGGAGGCAAGTCCTCTGCCCTGGCTACATCCAAGGAATCTAGCCACATGGCTCTGGAATacagctccccaggcagggcagggactgagcagagagcagcatctctctgctctggtttaTTCTGCAGGTCCAGGGCTTTCCCCATTGCACCAGGACAGAAAAACCTCAGCCTGAGAAACACCAGTGCCAGGGAGACGTGGCACAAAACCCTGGCACAGGGGTGCCAGGAGATGCTGCCAGTGCACCCTCAGCCACTCTCCCCACGTAGGATGTTCAAGAGGTGGACACTGCCACTGCACCCTCACTGGTCCCTGCTGCCCCACAAAGAACAGGCACCATGGGCAGGACCTGCCAcacccccagcagtgcccagccctgcactagggcacagccagccctcacctgcagctccacaggACCATctgtggtgagggtggtgagacactggaatgggttgcccagagaagctgtagatgcCTCATTCCTGagggtgttccaggccaggctggatgaggctttgggcaacttggtgtagtgggaggtgtccctgcccatggcaggaggttggccccaggtggtctttaaggtccctaccaacccaaaccattctgggattctatgatcagtCTCCCAGGGTCCCACCACCCCAAGTACAGGTGCCCATCCCACCCTCGGCTCCACGAGTGCATTCCAGGGAATCATCCCCTCTCCTGGAGGAGAAGCAACTGGATCTGGAGCCGCCCCGggcatccctcagcaccagacCAATCATCTCCAGGTCCTCAGCACGGCTCCAGCTCTGTCTGGGCTCTCCGCGGAGCCGGTGGCCGCTGGCATGCGGGAGGGACGGGCAGGTGGCAGCACTCAGAGCACGGACAGGTCGTGGCAGGATTTGGAGCGGGCTTTGAGGGTCactttgctgctgttcctggcTACCAGCCTGTCGAGGAAGCGCCGCGCCCTCTTGGTGAGGCTCTCCTTGCGCTTCTGGCCAGCCGCGGGGTTCTTGGGGGCCTCTTTGGGTCCGCGGCGCAGGCGGATCTGCCGCACCACCCCCTCGAAGAGCTCGGCCACgttgtgctgcagggctgccgaCGTCTCGATGAACTTGCAATCGAACACCACGGCGCAGGCTCGGCCCTCTGCAAAGGGAAGGGCAGGAAAACGGGGCACGGCCCCGCTGGCACCCCGGCCGCAGTCAGGTTCGGGGACAAAAGGGACAGACGCGGGGTGCAAGGAGTGGGGTCCGCAGCACCCAGCCAAGGCCTGCTGTCAGCTCTCACCTTCGAGGGAGACCTCTCGGCACCGCACCAGGTCGGTTTTGTTGCCCACCAGGATGATTGGGATGTCCTCAGCCTGCCGGGCGCGGCGCAGCTGGATGCGCAGCTCCGAGGCGCTCTCGAAGCTGCCGCGGTCGGTGATGGAGTAGACCAGGACGTAGGCGTCCCCCATCCGCAGGCACCGGCTGCGGCGCCGGCTCTCCTCGCCCTGCCCAGAGGGGAACAGGATGGCATCGCCCCGCGAAGGGCTGCTGGCATCCCCCTGACCGCTGCCAAGGCATGGCAGAGCACGCTGGCACCACGCAGCGCACCCCACCTGGCCCTGCATGGTGGGCACCAGAGGTGTGGCCCCGTGAACCTCCTGATTCGGAGTTTCCTCCTCTCTCGGCAACAAACTGGGGCTGTGGGCTCAGCTTGGCATGGAGCACTGCCCTCGGCCACTCAAGGCTGGCATCGTGGGTGCCTGAGCCAGGCCCAGCCCCTGGGGTAGGTCGCTGGTGGAAATAAAGGGATGTTTTGGGGGTATTTTGATGCTGGGGCATCTCTGGAGATGCCAAACGCAGCCTCAGCCCATGCGGGTGCTCTGCCCATGCATCGCTGCCCTGGAGGGTTAGTTGCTGCCCAGTGGCACCCACAAGAATGCCAGGCCCTGGCATGGAGGGAGGCCAAGGAGTGTTTTGAAGGAGGaggtgacagcagcactgcccagaaGATGCCTCTGTGCGCTGGGTGGAAGGAATGCCCCatgccaggctctgccaccGCTCTGCCCGTTGAATCACGTGGCCTGGCTGGCAGCACCATCTCATGTGGATGTGCCCAGTTGGCTTCCCCAGCCCCGTCCTCAAACCCTTTCCATGCCTCTCAAAGCAGGCTGGCACCAcgctccttccccccccaccacccctcaCACCAGGGGCACCCTGTGCCCGCATGGTGCCCTGTCATGAGAATCTTCACACCTGGGGAAGGTGGGCAAAGAGTCACCCAGAGACATGACCCCCAAGGCAGGGATcttgcccccagtgccatgTCCCTCTGTGTGGTGAGGGCAAGCAGCAAGCGCTGGACACCTCTGGGAAAGCCCCAGGGCACTtcacagagcccagcagccccaAAGCAGTGGCTGTGCCCACCCAatgcctcctgcctgagcacatgccagctcccccagccctgccgtACCCTTTGCTCCGACTCCCAAGCGTCCATCACCAGCAGTGTGGTCTCCTCACCGTCCACGGCCAGTGTGCGCTCGTACATGGCCCCTGCAAGATGCCAGGAGAGCCTGGTtggcctggcactgcctgggcacCCAGCCCTGGCCCCGGTGCCAGGCTCCTCTCCATCTCAGACATGGATGTTTCCCACTGCGGGGCCCTAATGGACGCACTCTGCCGCCGCCCCCCCTCGCCCCCTCCTCCAGGCCCCTCCAGGGTGGGTGTCCCTGCCGCAGAGGGTCCCCAAGCAGCCCTCAGCCCTCCCGGCACTCACCTCcgtgctgctccagcaggtcccgcTCCTGGACACCGGCGAAGACGTTGGCCAGGCTGGTCTTGCCCACGCCGGggtcacccagcagcaccactcgGTACCGGGGCTCCAAGGAGACAGAGGAGCCCGAAGACTCCGAGGACCAACTGCTCCGGGAGGCCGCGGCCCTGCCCCTGGCCTCGGGCGCGGTGTGACCGAGCTGGGGGTGCCCGGGCTCGCTCCGGGGGGGAGCATCCAGCACCCCCGGCCGCGGCAGAGGAGTGCTGGCTCTCCTCCGCAGCGGGGTCTTGCTCCCGTGCTGCGTGTTCAGGGTCATCGAGGCACCCACAGGCCCCGGTTCCCGGTGTCGGTCCCGGTTCCCGGTGCCCGTCCCAGCCGGCGGTAGTTCGGGCACAACTTTCCCCGGGACAGACCCCGCCACCGCCCGGTCCCGGGCTTTAAATCGCTGGAGGCGGAGCCCCCTGACCGCGCCCGGTCCCTCCCACACCGGACACACCCCCGCCCGCACCGGCTCCGGTCCCGGATGCTCCGTCCGGTCCCCGAGGTCCCCGCGGGGCTCCCGGTGCTGGGGAAGGGCGAGTTTTCCCCCGCGGAGTGCGTCCCCTCCGTGTCCGGGGAGCAGCCGGGGGGGGTGGCGGTTCCCTGCCGGTGCCCCCCGCATGGCTCCACTGCCTTGCCAAGTAAGGAGCGAGTAGTGCCCgctgcccagcagggctgtgctttgCCGGGAGCTCGATGCCCAGCTTGGCAGAGGCCACAGCACTGTCACCAAGAGCTGGTGATGGAAAGCACGGCCTGAAGCTTGCCTGGCACGGGTGAGGACAGGAACTGTTTTTATTTGAACTTGTTCGTTGGCACCACTGTCAGCAAACGTCCCAAACACTGGCAgcagtctggccccatccccaGTCTAACCCACACTGGGAAGGACTGGAAGAACCCCAAAGCAGCAGGGCCAGTCCCAGGACACCCCTCAGAGGGATAGGGAAGCTACTCTTGGCATCAGCTCCTCCTGTGTTACTAGGATGGCACGAAGGGGGTGTGAGGGCACGAAGAGAACACGATGGCATGGAGCAGACATGATGGCACGAAGGGGGTGTGATGGAATGGAGAGGATGTGGTGACACCAAGAGGACACTCTGTGGCAAGGCTCAGATGAGCAAAGTCCCCTTGGTGGGGACACTGAAAACACCTCCATATCCTGTCAGcacctgagagagagagagagagagagagaggaggcttAGGAGGGGCAAAGCAAAGAACAGGAAGAAGTTTTGGCTGGATtggtgtgaggaggaggagaagcttctgCGTGGTTAGGGTGGGAGTTTGGGGACTGCTTGGCCATGTCCAATCCCACCtcccccagcagctggaggtggggggaagcCAGCTGGTGTTAGCTGTGCTGGTTTCTCCACGTCCCCAGGGTCTGAGACTGGCATTTAGTGGGGAGGACCCAACTTGTTGTAGGACACAGGAcaaagcaagctgctgggggagcaggggaaACTTTTTCAAACCAATTGAGGGTTGCCCCAGTTGAGCCCAGTCCCACCTCtggctcagcccagcacagctttgCTTCCCAGCTCACCCCTCATGGTCTGTCCCAGCTACTAAACAGGTGACAGAAGAAATCAGCTCCAAGCCTCAGCCCTTCAGGGCCCTGTCTGAGAATCACAGCAgagctttggttggaagagaccttggagatcgttgagtccaacccttagcccagcactgccatggccctcagcaccacgtctccatggctttgaaacccctccagggatggggactccaccactgccctgggcagcctgggccaagccAGAGATAATCCTTCAGAGGGAGAAGGAATGAAATTAGCCCACATCAGTGAGTCCTgaaaggcagacagaagccaagaAGGCCTGGTtaagagcaggcaggagcagacaggagcaggcaggagcaggcaggagcaggcaggcacatctgctttctcacagggaGTTGGGCTTGCTCAGGGCCCTGCTCATTCATCTCCATCTCAGGCCAGGACAAACTGTATGTCCAGAGTGGCCCCatgcagggctggaggctgctggtggAAGCCCTTGAAGCAAAAATGAGGTTTTAATGAGGGGGAACTGAAGTGCAGGTGGGAATGGACACACAGAGGGCACAGCTCTGATGGGCTCTGTGCCCAAGGAGGGTCAGCAAGAACCCCAGAGTCAGAAccagaatcattttgtttggaaaagctcatccagtccagcccttctctaactctgccaagtctggtgctgaaccatggccctcagcaccacatctctatgccttttaaacagctccagggatagagattcaatcacctccctggggagcccattccagtctttgagaaccctctcagtgaagaattttcttctcatgtccaatctaaatgcaccttggggcaacttgaggccatttcctcttgtcctgtccctcgggagaagagaccaacccccacctggctccagcctcctttcagggagctgtacagagccagaaggtctcccctcagcctcctcttctccaggctgaacacccccagctccctcagctgttcctccccagccctgtcctccagacccttccccagcttcatctccctactctggacctgctccagcccctcagtgttcttcttggagtgaaggtcccaaacctgaccccaggatttgcccagcacaggggcacaatgcctgTCCTGCTTCTCCCAGACCTACACACCCAGGCTGAGCAGACTTTGAGTCTGATTTTGCTCATTCAAGAGGCAAATCCAGTGTCTGGAACCAAAGGGTTAATGAGGAAGCCCAGAGGAGTGTTGGAGCTGTGTGAGAAGTGGCAGTGAGGGCAGTGGGAAAGGGCCAGGGGATGGCACAGGggcccctggcacaggctgctgcctgtcagGGCGGGCAAGCACCAAATGCCTGACTTGTGATGTTACAGAAACTTTCCACTTGGGCCTTCCTGCTATTTATAACTCTCCTCCCAGCCACCCTCGGTAACCCTGGCCCCACCAGCTGCCCAGGCTAATTAATtcccttttttatcttttttttttttaatcagaagaaaaaaagaaaaaaaaagacaaagagaagCAATGCTGCACGAATCCACCAGGCAGCCACTGGCCTCCCCCCACTGCCTCCTGACACAGTCCAggctcttttctcctccttctcctcctgcctctgcagctctACCTGGGGGGATCCAGCTCAAACCCAGGCATGGGGTGGGAGATCCAGCCCCTCCTGTTGCCTGCTGATCCCAAGGGATTCTAACAAggggtaggacaagaggaaatggcctcaggttgccctaggagaggtttaggttggacaagaggaacaatttctttccccaaaGTGTTGTCCTGTGCCCTGGCCCAGgacagtggtagagtccccatccctggaggggtttcaaagccatggagatgtggtgctgagggccatggtttagtggtgccctggcagtgcttgatgaccttaaaggtctcttccaacccaaaccactccataCTTCTCAGgcagggctctggagcagagcTCAGGCTTGGAGCTGATTTCTTCAGTCACCAGCTTAGTGGCTGGGGCAGACCATGAAGGGTGAGCTGGGAAGCAAAGcactgctgggctgagctgatctggaaggcctcttccaacctttatgattccatgatgtcCTCAGGACACATCAGGAGATGTCCTCCATGATGTCCTCTGGAGAGATGTGAGCAAGGAGCAGTATCAGGGTCATGGCTTCAGCTTGGACAAGACCATGAAACCctggatcagcccaggacagtctggctctgggctgggagtgcacactgccagctcatgtccagctttccacccaccagcacccccaagtccttctccacagggctgccctccagcccctcctcccccagcctggatctgtgcctgAGATTGCCTcgccccaggggcaggaccttgcacttgactTTGTAGATCTTCATCTATGGAGACTACACACTGAGGCAACTGGGAACAGTCACCCCTAGCCAGACCACCTTGGCCAGATTCCTGACCCACTGGGAATGATccttcccacccccagcccGGGCTGCTGGGTGtcactggactctctctctccttccagagGAAGATGATCCCCAGAGAGCCCAGGGGATCCATTTTCAGCAATGGAATTGTTTGACATTTCTAAGATCAACAGAGTGTCCTTACCCCAGCGagatgcaaagcaaagcaagcagggCCCTGCCACTGCATGTCACAGCCATGTGAGCAACTCACTTCCCAGATTCTTttccattgttttttttttttccatttcctggaGCTCTGCCCTTGCTGCATCCAGCTGGTTGTGATTCCAGGTCTGCACCAGCACCTTCACCccttgcacagagagaaatccACTCACTGCTTGCTCCACAGATCTCAGGGACATCCCTAGCACCACCCCTGACCTGCCTCTCGCTTGTGTTGGGggcacagaagaacctggggcTGTGGCTGGTTCCAGCTTGAGCATGGGAGCTTCCAAAAATGTaattcaggagctgctggagccaagGACAGCATGGAGAGAGGGGTTTGGGCTGTTAAAGGGGAGGCTAACTATTGTTTGGGACACAATCAGGGGAGATTTAATACATGTGTGCAAAACGAGCATCTCACAGGACCTTTAGACATCAGAGAGCTGCCCCAGAACTGGGGATGCTCCAGTCAGGCTtggtgcatgaagaagaatgtggccagcagggcaagggaggttatcctcaccctctactctgtcctgctgaggccatagttggagtactgggtccagttctggactcctcaggtcaagagagacagggaactgctggagagagtccagcagaggctccaaagctgctgaggggcctggagcagct from Indicator indicator isolate 239-I01 chromosome 24, UM_Iind_1.1, whole genome shotgun sequence includes these protein-coding regions:
- the REM1 gene encoding GTP-binding protein REM 1; translation: MTLNTQHGSKTPLRRRASTPLPRPGVLDAPPRSEPGHPQLGHTAPEARGRAAASRSSWSSESSGSSVSLEPRYRVVLLGDPGVGKTSLANVFAGVQERDLLEQHGGAMYERTLAVDGEETTLLVMDAWESEQRVRQGWGSCRCLRMGDAYVLVYSITDRGSFESASELRIQLRRARQAEDIPIILVGNKTDLVRCREVSLEEGRACAVVFDCKFIETSAALQHNVAELFEGVVRQIRLRRGPKEAPKNPAAGQKRKESLTKRARRFLDRLVARNSSKVTLKARSKSCHDLSVL